A genomic region of Candidatus Syntrophosphaera sp. contains the following coding sequences:
- the recR gene encoding recombination mediator RecR: MLISPGLERLIQILNRFPGIGRKTAQRLAWFLVSQDKSFALELADTVRTTVESFTTCQLCNMLSESDPCQICLSQERLDGLLCIVETTADIQIIENMNDYRGRYFVLGHLLSPIDGYGPEQIRSDSLLEAIGRLHPEEIVLALKPSPEGEATIHYLSEILKDKGVQVTRLSTGIPFGGDLEYSSMLTLSNAWKRRYPV; the protein is encoded by the coding sequence ATGCTGATCTCCCCCGGCCTGGAACGCTTGATCCAAATCCTGAACCGCTTTCCAGGCATTGGCCGCAAAACCGCGCAGCGCCTCGCCTGGTTCCTCGTGAGCCAGGATAAAAGCTTTGCCCTGGAGCTCGCGGACACGGTCAGAACCACGGTGGAAAGCTTCACCACCTGCCAGCTCTGCAACATGCTCTCCGAAAGCGATCCCTGCCAGATCTGCCTGTCCCAGGAGCGTTTGGACGGCCTGCTCTGCATCGTTGAAACCACAGCCGACATCCAGATCATCGAAAACATGAACGACTACCGGGGCCGCTATTTCGTCCTCGGACACCTGCTTTCCCCCATCGATGGCTACGGGCCTGAGCAGATCAGGTCGGATTCCCTGCTGGAAGCGATCGGCCGCCTCCATCCGGAAGAGATCGTCCTGGCCCTGAAACCCTCTCCGGAAGGCGAAGCCACCATCCATTACCTCTCCGAGATCCTCAAGGACAAAGGGGTTCAGGTAACCCGCCTCTCCACGGGAATACCTTTTGGTGGCGACCTGGAATACAGCAGCATGCTCACCCTATCCAACGCCTGGAAAAGGCGCTATCCGGTCTAA
- a CDS encoding Ig-like domain-containing protein encodes MNKVIKLFGLLLLILVLASCGSKKNPTGGPEDLEKPTVLTTLPPQYGQLGSGRIEINFSKPLDKSSVTQAIYIYPPVADKKVTVDKNTLLIRLYGDLLPDTNYYVTISTRLKDLRGNALAENQTLVFANGDLNNLRIAGNFEYENPADLGLPVQMSLLSADSLLVMNMAMSGPTYALEALNPASYILRAYIDKDQNGRYDFSREPWFEQRANLDRSMNLNLTLAYADTTRPVIRTALGKSPREIEVTFSEPAASYGSVNIVSSDTQTDLPILISRLRDNKMTLLTARQESFSYFVEVRQLRDLKGNTTPLERVEFRSVPEDDTTAPFVTFTDPRNGTSVNNLEPVLEVRFSEIIPISGLKARLTAARSSAEVPLDIIQSDSDIYLFQPRQPLQNYRSYVLSIFAEDISGNKMQEEFQLNFLPLLRTE; translated from the coding sequence GTGAACAAGGTTATTAAGCTTTTCGGGTTGTTGCTGCTGATCCTCGTTCTGGCCTCCTGCGGCAGCAAAAAGAATCCCACCGGCGGGCCCGAAGACCTGGAAAAACCCACGGTCCTCACCACTTTGCCGCCTCAATACGGGCAACTCGGTTCCGGCAGGATCGAGATCAATTTCTCCAAACCCTTGGACAAAAGCTCCGTCACCCAGGCGATCTATATCTATCCCCCGGTCGCCGACAAAAAGGTGACCGTGGACAAAAACACCCTGCTGATCAGGCTTTACGGCGATCTGCTCCCGGACACGAACTACTACGTGACCATCAGCACCCGGCTCAAAGACCTGCGCGGCAACGCCCTGGCCGAGAACCAGACTCTGGTCTTCGCCAACGGAGACCTGAACAACCTGCGGATCGCCGGGAACTTCGAGTATGAAAACCCGGCTGACCTGGGCCTGCCGGTCCAGATGAGCCTCCTCTCGGCGGATTCCCTGCTGGTGATGAATATGGCGATGAGCGGGCCCACCTACGCGCTCGAGGCCCTCAATCCCGCCTCCTACATCCTTAGGGCCTATATCGACAAAGACCAAAACGGCCGCTACGATTTCTCCCGCGAGCCCTGGTTCGAACAACGGGCAAACCTCGACAGATCCATGAACCTGAACCTAACCCTCGCCTATGCTGACACCACCAGACCTGTGATCAGAACCGCCCTGGGCAAGTCTCCGCGGGAAATCGAGGTCACTTTCTCCGAACCGGCCGCCAGCTATGGATCGGTGAACATCGTCAGTTCGGACACTCAAACGGACCTGCCGATATTGATCTCGCGGCTGCGGGACAATAAAATGACCCTGCTCACAGCCAGACAGGAGAGCTTTTCCTACTTTGTGGAAGTCCGCCAGCTCAGGGACCTGAAAGGAAACACGACGCCCCTGGAAAGGGTCGAATTCCGCTCCGTGCCTGAGGATGACACCACTGCGCCGTTTGTCACCTTCACCGATCCCCGCAACGGAACCTCGGTCAACAACTTGGAGCCGGTTCTGGAAGTGCGTTTCTCGGAGATCATCCCTATCTCGGGCCTCAAGGCCAGACTCACGGCCGCGCGGTCTTCTGCTGAAGTTCCTCTTGATATCATCCAATCCGATAGCGACATATATCTGTTCCAACCCCGCCAGCCCCTGCAAAACTACCGCTCCTACGTCCTCAGCATCTTCGCGGAGGATATCAGCGGAAACAAGATGCAGGAAGAATTCCAGCTCAATTTCCTGCCCCTGCTCCGAACTGAATAA
- a CDS encoding riboflavin synthase, which yields MFTGIIQATAKVLRSVPSGGKHLVTVERPASFSDLREGASIACDGICLTVLSFDSRSFTVEVMRETLTKSTASAWNANTLLNLEPALQVGDRLDGHWVLGHIDRTAQLLASRVIGSTTYLRFELHSQDRPLVVSQGSIAINGVSLTVTELDSSSFTVALITHTLQNSNLGKLAPGNTVNLEYDILGKYILNQGNHLDLSMEGLREQGY from the coding sequence ATGTTCACGGGGATAATCCAGGCCACAGCCAAAGTCCTGCGCAGCGTGCCTTCCGGGGGAAAACACCTCGTCACGGTCGAGCGTCCGGCCTCATTCTCCGATCTGCGTGAAGGAGCCAGCATCGCCTGCGACGGCATTTGCCTCACCGTTCTGAGCTTCGACAGCAGGAGTTTCACCGTGGAAGTGATGCGGGAAACCCTCACCAAAAGCACCGCCTCGGCCTGGAACGCGAACACCCTGCTCAATCTGGAGCCCGCCTTGCAGGTCGGGGACCGCCTGGACGGGCACTGGGTTTTGGGCCATATCGACAGGACCGCTCAACTCCTGGCCAGCCGCGTCATCGGCTCCACAACCTATCTGCGTTTTGAACTTCATTCCCAGGACCGGCCTTTGGTCGTGTCCCAAGGCTCCATCGCGATCAACGGGGTCAGCCTCACCGTTACGGAGCTCGATTCCTCCTCCTTCACGGTTGCCCTGATCACCCACACCCTGCAGAACAGCAATCTGGGCAAACTCGCGCCGGGAAACACAGTCAACCTGGAATACGACATCCTGGGCAAATACATCCTCAACCAAGGCAACCATCTGGATCTGAGCATGGAGGGCCTGCGTGAACAAGGTTATTAA
- a CDS encoding YbaB/EbfC family nucleoid-associated protein, with translation MQNMNQMLKQAQRMQQEMMKSQQELEDSTFEASAGGGVVKVEMTGKFELKSLKIDPEAVSPDDVEMLEDLIVAALQEAHAKVAAATEEIMGKITGGMNIPGLF, from the coding sequence ATGCAAAACATGAACCAGATGCTGAAACAGGCCCAGCGGATGCAGCAGGAAATGATGAAATCCCAGCAGGAGCTGGAAGATTCCACCTTTGAAGCCAGCGCCGGCGGCGGAGTTGTCAAGGTGGAAATGACCGGCAAGTTTGAGCTTAAATCCCTCAAGATCGATCCCGAGGCGGTGAGCCCCGATGATGTGGAAATGCTTGAGGACCTGATTGTTGCCGCGCTGCAGGAGGCCCATGCCAAGGTCGCCGCGGCCACCGAAGAGATCATGGGCAAGATCACCGGCGGGATGAATATCCCCGGATTGTTCTAA